Part of the Variovorax paradoxus B4 genome, GTCCGACGCAAGGTTGCCGGCCGTGCCGGGCTTGTTGTCGATGAGCACCGGCACGCCGAGCTTGCGGCTCGCGTAGTCGCCGTACATGCGGGCGAAAATGTCGGGCGGCGTGCCGGGGGCGAACCCCACCACGATCCTGATCGGCTTGCTCGGCCACTCCGGCGTCTGGGCACCTGCAAGGCCCGTGGCCAGGCTGCCGGCGAGGCCCAGCATCAGGCCGAGCATCTTCTTGATGAGGGTTGTTGTTGAACGCATTGCTTGTCTCCTGTGCGCCGGTCAAAGCCGGCGAGGTGTTGTGAATGAAAGAGTCATACGTTGAAGGCTTAGCCAGCTACGGCGGCCCCGAGTCATGCGTGCACATTCGTGAGGGTGTGGGCGAAGCGTTGACAGGGGTACGCGCGGGCCGGGTATCGAGCCGCGTAATACATGCCCCGCGGCGAGAGCTGCGGGTGGTCCGGGGTGCCGAGGCAGTAGGAGATTGCCGAAGGCCACACCGATGCTGCCGCTTTGGCGAGGTGGCATGGGACCCCGCGCGGTCAGAGACCCCGCGCACGCGCGGAAACACCTTGCACGGAAACCGGGAGATCCCGCGTCCTTCTGCAACGCGCTGGGAAGCGTCGAGTGCAGAGCGCATCGTGAAGCCCAAGGGCGTACGACGATGAGCGATAGGAGCGGGAAGTCGGACTGCTGCGTAGTACCGAAGAAGCTGCCGAACAAGGCTGCGGGGGAAGCTCCTGCGGCGGCGGAGGCGGTGGAGGGAAGGCGGCAGGCCAAGGGAAATGCCATCGCGGCGCGCATGTCCCGCAGATCGGTGCGGGTCTATGACATGGGAACCGCGCTCGATGGCATACGACAGACGGCAAAGGGCCGTCGTGGTGCGAGGTTCACTGGACTGCTGCACCACATCTACGCGGTCGAACGCCTTGAGGCGGCCTACCTTGCGCTCAAGCGCGACGCGGCCGCTGGGGTGGACGGCCAGACCTGGCAGGCGTACGGGCAGGACCTGGAGGGCAACCTCCTGGATCTGTCCGAACGGTTGGCCCGAGGGGGCTACCGGCCCCAGCCTGTGAAGCGGGTGTACATCGACAAGGCCGACGGCAGCAAGCGCCCGCTGGGCGTGCCGGCGCTGGAGGACAAGCTCGTCCAGCGCGCCACGGTCGAAGTGTTGAACGCCATCTATGAGCAGGACTTCCTCGGGTTCAGCTACGGCTTCAGGCCCGGCAAGAGTGCGCACAACGCGCTGGATGCCGTGGCGGTAGGTGTGCACAGCAGACGAGTGAGCTGGATTCTCGATGCGGACATTGCCAAGTTCTTCGACACAATCGAAAGGGACTGGCTGGTGAAGTTCATCGAACACCGCGTGGCGGACACGCGCGTGGTGCGGCTGATCAAGAAATGGCTGCACGCGGGCGTGCTGGAAGAAGGCAGGCTGACGCAAAGTGAGGTGGGTACGGTTCAGGGTGGGAGCATCAGTCCGCTGCTGGCCAACATCTACCTGCACTATGCGTTCGACCTGTGGGTGAAGCAGTGGAGGGGGCGCCATGCCCGAGGCGACGTGATCGTCGTGCGTTACGCCGACGATTGGGTAGCCGGGTTCCAGTTCCGCGACGATGCCGAGCGCTTCCAGCGCGCGGTGGCCGAGCGGCTGGGCCAATTCGGGCTGAAGCTGCACCCCGAGAAGACGCGGCTGATCGAGTTCGGGCGCGTCGCCCGGGAGAATCGACGCCGCCGAGGACAAGGCAAGCCGCAGACCTTCGACTTCCTGGGGTTCACGCATTGCTGCGGGACGACGAGGAAGGGCCACTTCATGGTCCTGCGGCTCACCAGTGCCAAACGCCTGCGAGCCAAACTGCAGGTGGTCAAGCTCGAACTCAGAAGGCGCATGCACCAACCCATCCCGGAGCAGGGCCAGTACCTGCGGGCGGTGGTGGCCGGGCATGCGCGCTACTTCGGCGTGCCGTGCAACGGCGCGCGGCTGAGGACATTCCGCTTCCAGGTCGCCGGGCTGTGGCATCGCACGCTGTGCCGCCGCAGTCAGAGCCATGGCCTGACGTGGCGTCGAATGTATCGATTGATGGCGCATTGGCTGCCTGTTGCGAACATCTGCCACCCGTACCCGAACCAGCGTCTGATCGTCATGACCCAAGGCAGGAGCCGTATGCGGTAGCTCCGCACGTACGGATCTGTGGAGGGGGTGCTGGGTGACTGGCATTCCTACTCCTACTGGGCTGATGGGTGCCCGTTCTTGGGTTGTTCTGTCTTCTTCAATCCACCTGCGCGCCGGAGCGGCGCACAGCCTCGCCCCACTTCGCGATCTCGGCCGTGCCGAAGGCGGCCATTTCCGATGCGTTCATCGCCATGGGCTCGATGCCCTGGACCGCGAGCTTGTCGCGCACCTCGGGCTGGGCGAGCACCGCCTGCGTGGCCTCGCGCAGGCGATCGCGCTGCGCGGCGGGCATGTCGGCCGGCGCATACAGCATGAACCACGCGACCAGGTCGAAGTCCGCGATGCCCTGCACGGCGAGCGTGGGCACATCGGGCGCGGCGGTGCTTCGCCGGGCGCTCGATGCGCCCAGCGCACGCAGCTTGCCGGCGCGGATCTGCGGCAGCACGGCGGCCGGGTGATAGAACATGAACTGCACGTTCCCCGCCATCACCTCGGTGAGCGCCTGGGCGCCGTCGCGGTAGGGCACGTGCACGAAATCCTTGCCGAGCCGCAGGTTGAGCAACTCGCCCGCAAGATGCCCCGAGGTGCCATTGCCGGCCGAGGCGAAGCTCACCGACTTGCCGCTGGCCTGGCGCAGATCCGCCACTCCCTTCCACGGCGCCGCAGCGGGAACGACCAGCAGGGTGGGCGTGGCGCCGACGAAGCCCAGCGGCACGAAGTCGCGCTGCGGCTGGTAGGAAAGCCGCTTGTAGAGCGAGGCGTTGATGGCATGCGTGCCCACGGTGCCCAGCAGCACGGTGTGTGCATCCGCCCCCGAGCGGGCCACCAGTTCGCTGCCGATGGCGCCGCCCGCGCCCGGCCGGTTGTCGACGATCACCGGCTGCGACAGCTGGCGCCCCAGCGCCTCGGCCAGCACCCGTCCCACGATGTCGGTCGTGGTGCCGGCAGCGAAGGGCACGACCAGCTTGATGGGGCGCGCGTTGCCCGCCTGCGCCCATGCGCTGCTGCCCTGCGCAAGCAGCGCTGGGGAAACAAGCGCCGCGGCCAGGATCGCGCGGCGTTTCATGGCGCCTTCCCGAAGCCCGCAGGCACGGTGCCTTCGTACTGCAGCTCGCGCGTGGCCTGGTACGACAGTGCAAAGCCGCTCGGCGTCCCGGCCTCTTCTGCCAGGTGGGCGATCAGCCCCGCCGTGCGCGCGAGGATGGGCACGCCCCGCAGCGACGCCACCGGAAAGCCCACGCCCAGCAGCACCGCCGGAATCGCCGCGGAGACGTTCATCCGCAGCGCCTTGCCGACGATGCCCGGGATCACTTCTTCCAGCGCCTGCGCGATGCGCACGTAGCGCAGGTCGGCACCGGCTTGCGCCGCCACTTCGAGCAGGCGGTCGACGCGCGGATCGCGTTCCTTGTGAAGCGGATGGCCGTAGCCCGGGATCGCCGCGCGCGCGGCCTTGAGTTCGGTGATGACCGCGGTGGCGGCCTGCTGCAGCGTGGCGCCGTCATCCATGCGCGCCGCCACATCCATGAACAGGCGCCCGGCCGTTTCCGAAGCGCCGAGGATGACGGAGCCGCAGCCGAGGATACCGGCCGCTACCGCGCCCTGCAGCGCATCGGGCGCGGCCGCGAAGGTCATGCGGCTGGCCTGCACGCTCGGCACGAGGCCGTGCTCGGCAATCGCCACCAGCGTGGCGTCGAGCACGGTGCTGCACGCGGCATCGGGGCGGCGCCCGGTGAGCAGCAGGAAGAAATAGTCGGTGAACGACAGGTGCCCGATCAGTT contains:
- the ltrA gene encoding group II intron reverse transcriptase/maturase, yielding MSDRSGKSDCCVVPKKLPNKAAGEAPAAAEAVEGRRQAKGNAIAARMSRRSVRVYDMGTALDGIRQTAKGRRGARFTGLLHHIYAVERLEAAYLALKRDAAAGVDGQTWQAYGQDLEGNLLDLSERLARGGYRPQPVKRVYIDKADGSKRPLGVPALEDKLVQRATVEVLNAIYEQDFLGFSYGFRPGKSAHNALDAVAVGVHSRRVSWILDADIAKFFDTIERDWLVKFIEHRVADTRVVRLIKKWLHAGVLEEGRLTQSEVGTVQGGSISPLLANIYLHYAFDLWVKQWRGRHARGDVIVVRYADDWVAGFQFRDDAERFQRAVAERLGQFGLKLHPEKTRLIEFGRVARENRRRRGQGKPQTFDFLGFTHCCGTTRKGHFMVLRLTSAKRLRAKLQVVKLELRRRMHQPIPEQGQYLRAVVAGHARYFGVPCNGARLRTFRFQVAGLWHRTLCRRSQSHGLTWRRMYRLMAHWLPVANICHPYPNQRLIVMTQGRSRMR
- a CDS encoding Bug family tripartite tricarboxylate transporter substrate binding protein, which translates into the protein MKRRAILAAALVSPALLAQGSSAWAQAGNARPIKLVVPFAAGTTTDIVGRVLAEALGRQLSQPVIVDNRPGAGGAIGSELVARSGADAHTVLLGTVGTHAINASLYKRLSYQPQRDFVPLGFVGATPTLLVVPAAAPWKGVADLRQASGKSVSFASAGNGTSGHLAGELLNLRLGKDFVHVPYRDGAQALTEVMAGNVQFMFYHPAAVLPQIRAGKLRALGASSARRSTAAPDVPTLAVQGIADFDLVAWFMLYAPADMPAAQRDRLREATQAVLAQPEVRDKLAVQGIEPMAMNASEMAAFGTAEIAKWGEAVRRSGAQVD
- a CDS encoding citryl-CoA lyase; translated protein: MKIGKSTVPRTAICTSDEHTIVVRGQDLCQELIGHLSFTDYFFLLLTGRRPDAACSTVLDATLVAIAEHGLVPSVQASRMTFAAAPDALQGAVAAGILGCGSVILGASETAGRLFMDVAARMDDGATLQQAATAVITELKAARAAIPGYGHPLHKERDPRVDRLLEVAAQAGADLRYVRIAQALEEVIPGIVGKALRMNVSAAIPAVLLGVGFPVASLRGVPILARTAGLIAHLAEEAGTPSGFALSYQATRELQYEGTVPAGFGKAP